A region from the Canis aureus isolate CA01 chromosome 8, VMU_Caureus_v.1.0, whole genome shotgun sequence genome encodes:
- the PRR35 gene encoding proline-rich protein 35 has translation MSRETGSCRLGPGARARARKPKKPHYIPRPWGKPYNYKCFQCPFTCLEKSHLYNHMKYSLCKDSLSLLLDSPDWACRRAPPTPRARAPSPDQPPGPSDATGSQPRAPTADPASAVLAPRRLTRGPKLGAEGSLGAHSPVAREAQKDGGPGGLWAEPWKPGPPDSGVPCYPPPAPTELSEAQGLHLSLLGVNCPLGPGLFSYLGPSLAATAHVPLLASAGPLLPSTSAFPSPQSPDRPALLPRLYYPLLLEHTLGLPAGKATPAKPLAPPKAPPGTLAPGLLKAPVPGLGRPWPRGAPRAPGQEGELDRKLPPSSRLEPLKAPCGTLKLSSQSSLQPGPSVMLWPEDKEPGHPETPGPAAPLPQQPLGLMLGGPGHVGEDLTRALGDYARVEQRLGQLTPVGGLAPRPLREQLGKIRQELLTIHQALEQAVRPPDAPLDLSVKRAPTKGPGGRWGPLELGPTGAPGTPEPPSLLGPTATEPFPGHTTKCEADSSVPPPGLSLQAPEDPIIPGSSWGARGSWPPDALPGLPSPPGAEV, from the exons AGAGACAGGCTCCTGCCGCCTGGGCCCCGGGGCACGGGCGCGGGCGCGGAAACCCAAGAAGCCGCACTACATCCCCCGGCCGTGGGGCAAGCCCTACAACTACAAGTGCTTCCAGTGCCCGTTCACCTGCCTGGAGAAGTCGCACCTGTACAACCACATGAAGTACAGCCTCTGCAAGGACTCCCTGTCGCTGCTGCTCGACTCCCCTGACTGGGCCTGCCGCCGCGCCCCCCCCACACCCCGGGCCCGCGCGCCCTCCCCCGACCAGCCCCCTGGCCCTTCCGACGCCACAGGCAGCCAGCCTCGGGCCCCCACGGCTGACCCGGCCTCCGCCGTCCTGGCCCCGCGCCGCCTCACCAGGGGCCCCAAGCTGGGGGCTGAGGGGTCCCTGGGGGCGCACTCCCCTGTGGCCCGGGAGGCCCAGAAggatgggggccctggggggctgtGGGCCGAGCCCTGGAAGCCGGGCCCCCCAGACAGCGGCGTCCCCTGCTACCCGCCGCCCGCCCCCACGGAGCTGTCCGAGGCCCAGGGCCTCCACCTGTCCCTGCTGGGTGTCAACTGCCCGCTGGGGCCCGGCCTCTTCTCCTACCTGGGGCCCTCCCTGGCCGCCACGGCCCACGTGCCCCTCCTGGCTTCAGCCGGCCCTCTGCTGCCCTCCACTTCTGCCTTCCCATCCCCGCAGAGCCCCGACCGCCCGGCCCTGCTGCCCCGCCTCTACTACCCCCTGCTCCTAGAGCACACCCTGGGGCTCCCCGCGGGCAAGGCCACCCCGGCCAAGCCCCTGGCCCCCCCGAAGGCGCCCCCCGGGACGCTGGCCCCCGGGCTCCTGAAGGCGCCTGTTCCTGGGCTGGGCAGGCCCTGGCCCCGCGGcgcccccagagccccagggcaggagggggagcTGGACAGGAAGCTGCCCCCCAGCAGCCGGTTGGAGCCCCTGAAGGCCCCCTGCGGCACGCTGAAGCTCAGCTCCCAGAGCAG cctgcagcctggccCGTCCGTGATGCTGTGGCCCGAGGACAAGGAGCCAGGCCACCCTGAGAccccgggccccgcagcccccctgccccagcagcccCTGGGCCTGATGCTGGGCGGCCCCGGGCACGTGGGTGAGGACCTGACCCGGGCCCTGGGCGACTACGCCAGGGTGGAGCAGCGCCTGGGGCAGCTGACGCCCGTCGGGGGCCTGGCCCCTCGGCCTCTGCGGGAACAGCTGGGCAAGATCCGCCAGGAGCTGCTCACCATACACCAGGCACTGGAGCAGGCTGTGCGGCCCCCGGATGCACCCCTCGACCTCTCTGTGAAGCGAGCGCCCACTAAGGGGCctggggggcgctgggggccACTGGAGCTGGGCCCCACGGGGGCCCCAGGGACCCCCGAGCCCCCCAGCTTGCTGGGTCCCACAGCCACTGAGCCTTTCCCTGGCCACACCACGAAGTGCGAGGCTGACTCCAGCGTCCCGCCCCCGGGGCTGTCCCTTCAGGCCCCCGAGGACCCTATCATTCCTGGCAGCAGCTGGGGTGCCCGTGGCTCCTGGCCCCCCGATGCGCTCCCTGGCCTCCCGAGCCCCCCTGGCGCCGAGGTCTGA